The Linepithema humile isolate Giens D197 chromosome 2, Lhum_UNIL_v1.0, whole genome shotgun sequence genome has a segment encoding these proteins:
- the LOC136997686 gene encoding skin secretory protein xP2-like: MEKRTRKIRSEGQVPSPARSSVRSSVPNYVPGHVPVHAPVQAPVQAPVQVPVHAPVHAPVQAPVQAPVQAPVQAPVQAPVHAPVHAPVQAPVQAPVQAPVQAPVHAPVQAPVQAPVQAPVQAPVHAPVHAPVQAPVQAPVQAPVQAPVHAPVQASVNVLQPVQGNQPHGKLNALNKRIHNIIRKKLRTVQKRTQGRTPPPPPPAAPSPPQWHISCAPPYVTTYSTHAPAYSIASPCIPPWPPRYPPPGPPSYLPPGPPSYPPPGPPSYGAPYHQPSAYNPYGYYW, encoded by the exons ATGGAGAAACGAACTCGCAAAA TCAGAAGTGAAGGCCAAGTACCATCGCCGGCACGTAGTTCGGTACGTTCATCGGTACCGAACTACGTGCCCGGCCACGTGCCTGTCCACGCGCCCGTTCAGGCGCCCGTCCAAGCGCCCGTCCAGGTGCCAGTCCACGCGCCCGTCCACGCGCCCGTCCAGGCGCCCGTCCAAGCGCCCGTCCAGGCGCCCGTCCAAGCGCCCGTCCAGGCGCCAGTCCACGCGCCCGTCCACGCGCCCGTCCAGGCGCCCGTCCAAGCGCCCGTCCAGGCGCCCGTCCAGGCGCCAGTCCACGCGCCCGTCCAAGCGCCCGTCCAGGCGCCCGTCCAAGCGCCCGTCCAGGCGCCAGTCCACGCGCCCGTCCACGCGCCCGTCCAGGCGCCCGTCCAAGCGCCCGTCCAGGCGCCCGTCCAGGCGCCAGTCCACGCGCCCGTCCAAGCATCCGTCAACGTGCTACAGCCCGTGCAGGGGAATCAACCGCATGGAAAATTAAACGCATtaaataaa CGGATTCACAACATTATAAGGAAGAAATTGCGCACGGTGCAGAAGAGGACACAAGGCAGgacaccaccaccaccaccaccagcAGCACCATCACCACCTCAATGGCATATTTCGTGCGCTCCGCCGTATGTTACGACATACTCCACACACGCTCCAGCGTACAGTATTGCGTCACCATGTATTCCTCCGTGGCCACCACGATATCCACCGCCGGGACCACCATCGTATCTACCGCCGGGCCCACCATCGTATCCACCGCCGGGCCCACCATCGTACGGTGCACCATACCACCAGCCTTCGGCGTACAATCCATATGGATATTATTGGTAA